Proteins encoded in a region of the Pseudomonas denitrificans (nom. rej.) genome:
- a CDS encoding LysR substrate-binding domain-containing protein → MIDFRQLRYFLALAEHLHFGRAAEALHITQPPLSRQIAALEEELGTPLFARHSRSVELTAAGRDFQQQARALLAGLDLAVRSARATARGERGELRIGFTMLAAWTLLPRLLKAFADGHPEVKLVLNEMLPRDLGPALDSGEVDVALTFPEREPGQRLYRTLQREPLCAVLPAEHGLAKEAELDVTKLAGEPFITFPPATAPALHESVMECCRQHGFAPAVRMETHLQQTIVNLVAEGLGVSLVPDSMRRMQLPGVAFRAIGRSPQVEYGAAWSPHNDNPCLAAFLRSAGAVEA, encoded by the coding sequence ATGATCGACTTCCGCCAGCTGCGCTATTTCCTCGCCCTCGCCGAGCACCTGCACTTCGGCCGAGCCGCCGAGGCGCTGCACATCACCCAGCCGCCGCTGAGCCGGCAGATCGCCGCGCTGGAAGAGGAACTAGGCACGCCACTGTTCGCCCGGCATTCGCGCTCGGTGGAGCTGACCGCCGCCGGCCGCGACTTCCAGCAGCAGGCCCGAGCGCTGCTCGCCGGTCTCGATCTTGCCGTGCGTTCGGCACGCGCCACGGCACGCGGCGAGCGCGGCGAGCTGCGCATCGGCTTCACCATGCTGGCTGCCTGGACGCTGCTGCCGCGCCTGCTGAAAGCTTTCGCCGACGGCCACCCGGAGGTGAAGCTGGTGCTCAACGAGATGCTCCCGCGCGACCTGGGCCCGGCGCTGGACAGCGGCGAGGTGGACGTCGCCCTGACCTTCCCCGAACGCGAACCGGGCCAGCGCCTCTATCGCACGCTGCAGCGCGAGCCGCTGTGCGCGGTGCTGCCGGCCGAACACGGCCTGGCAAAGGAAGCGGAACTGGACGTGACCAAGCTGGCTGGCGAACCCTTCATCACCTTCCCGCCGGCCACCGCGCCGGCCCTGCACGAATCGGTGATGGAGTGCTGCCGCCAGCACGGCTTCGCTCCGGCGGTGCGCATGGAGACACACCTGCAGCAGACCATCGTCAACCTGGTGGCCGAGGGGCTGGGCGTGTCGCTGGTGCCGGACTCGATGCGGCGCATGCAACTGCCCGGCGTGGCCTTCCGCGCCATCGGCCGGTCGCCGCAGGTGGAGTACGGCGCGGCCTGGAGCCCGCACAACGACAACCCGTGCCTGGCGGCTTTCCTGCGCAGCGCGGGGGCCGTCGAGGCCTGA
- a CDS encoding SDR family NAD(P)-dependent oxidoreductase, translating into MNRIVAITGGFGHLGSVVGQAFADAGWQVALLDRAVGPRYPQAGALSIGGIDLTDPDAARTALEQVNEHFGGLDALINVAGGFHWETLGDGDIDTWDLMYRINLRTAVVSSQAALAHLKARGHGRILNIAAAAATRAALGMGAYAASKAGVMRLTEALAEELKDARITVNALMPSIIDTPQNRADMPTAEFDRWVKPEQLAATLLFLASDAAAAITGACIPVTGRV; encoded by the coding sequence ATGAACAGGATCGTCGCCATCACCGGCGGCTTCGGCCATCTGGGTAGCGTGGTCGGCCAGGCGTTCGCCGACGCCGGCTGGCAGGTCGCGTTGCTCGACCGCGCCGTCGGCCCGCGTTATCCACAGGCCGGCGCGCTGTCCATCGGCGGCATCGACCTCACCGACCCGGACGCCGCCCGCACCGCGCTGGAACAGGTCAACGAGCATTTCGGCGGCCTCGACGCGCTGATCAACGTGGCCGGCGGCTTCCACTGGGAAACCCTGGGCGATGGTGACATCGACACCTGGGACCTGATGTACCGCATCAACCTGCGCACCGCCGTGGTCTCCAGCCAGGCTGCGCTGGCGCACCTGAAGGCGCGCGGACACGGGCGCATCCTCAATATCGCTGCCGCAGCTGCAACCCGCGCGGCGCTGGGCATGGGGGCCTATGCGGCGTCCAAGGCCGGCGTCATGCGCCTGACCGAAGCGCTGGCGGAGGAACTGAAGGACGCGCGGATCACCGTCAACGCGCTGATGCCGAGCATCATCGACACCCCGCAGAACCGCGCCGACATGCCCACTGCGGAATTCGACCGCTGGGTGAAGCCGGAGCAACTGGCGGCGACGCTGCTGTTCCTCGCCTCGGATGCTGCGGCGGCGATCACCGGCGCGTGCATCCCGGTGACAGGCCGGGTCTGA